Proteins encoded together in one Deinococcus aerophilus window:
- a CDS encoding tellurite resistance TerB family protein, with amino-acid sequence MGFLNRLKALGAQAGKEAQDTWSRFNNGPFADATMAACALIGAADGKIDQNERTRTAQFITGSDQLKTFNVADLRDKYERYCDRITADFDFGKIELMQVIGKVAGKPEQARAVVQLAVVIANADGEFSEDEMRVVREVAHALKLDPAEFGV; translated from the coding sequence ATGGGTTTTCTCAATCGGCTCAAGGCCCTCGGTGCCCAGGCGGGCAAGGAAGCGCAGGACACCTGGAGCCGCTTCAACAACGGTCCCTTCGCGGACGCCACCATGGCCGCCTGCGCGCTGATCGGCGCGGCGGACGGCAAGATTGACCAGAACGAGCGCACCCGCACCGCGCAGTTCATCACCGGCAGCGACCAGCTCAAGACCTTCAACGTCGCGGACCTGCGCGACAAGTACGAGCGCTACTGTGACCGCATCACCGCCGATTTCGACTTCGGCAAGATCGAGCTGATGCAGGTTATCGGCAAGGTGGCGGGCAAGCCGGAGCAGGCCCGTGCGGTCGTGCAGCTGGCCGTGGTCATCGCCAATGCCGACGGCGAGTTCAGCGAGGACGAGATGCGGGTGGTGCGCGAAGTCGCCCACGCGCTCAAGCTCGATCCGGCGGAATTCGGGGTCTAG